AATAAATCgtaaatgttatacgtcataatggCAGATGCACTTGCTTTCCAGTTGatagaattgtttaaaaaattgaaatttctttatcggGTCGGAATTGTGTGTTTGTTTTCGATCTCGTTCGACCGATTTGGTCAGTTATTTTAAGAGATATGAGGACAAAGAGAGCTGAtggaaaaattggagaaattcTAGTGCGCGTAAAATGCGATAACATTGTTGGTGTGTCTTTCAAAACACGGTACATAGGTGCCGTTTTATCCATCAACCGATAGCTTGGTAATCGATGGTGTTAGGTCGTCTTGTATTCTTATGGAAGTGGCGACTGATCATGGCCAGTGTAGCGTGATCCAGCGTTGTCTGCGCATCTGTCAGTCAAAATGAGGTGAGGaggtataaaattaaactgtGATTCGTTAGAATTATTAACGCGATTTAGTAGCTTTCTGGCAGACAGATAGTGAATCGAGTAATCCGCGTCGAAAGTTGTGATCCTAATTTTTTAACTAGTTAGCTAttttcgacgagtatactcgtcgtgaagaaatagaaatattttgctttatgACGAGCTCTGTCAGTAATagaattcaaaaataaaacagtcatttcgtttcaacttaattctatattataacagCCACACATACTCTGtatttgacgagtatactcgtcatcgcaTACTTTTTGCGACACACTTTAAGTACACACTTTCCAAAGTTCTCAAAGAGGTCGCAACAGCTAACCGGCTCATATTAGTTGCGCTGATTGGTTACAgtacttgttataatattagttAGATGAAACATGGACTTTCTAAGTCcaacatttttccataaatatccgTTGTCTAATAATGACATTCAGAgaacattttgttttctttatgatttacataatataagaagaaaatttctatttgtaggtactattatatcgtatagaaagatggaaagaaaatttttcagGACGCAATTGAGATAGGCAAacgtttcataatttataagttCGTCAGTGTGTCCCATCACACGCACTTCCCTTGTCACCTTTTCtaatgtaaatatagaataaacaTTGTATtagttatttcaaataattgtatttgtGTTTAGGAAACGAAACGGAATGCCGCCGTACCGAGTCTGGGGTTCCACAGAGAATAGGGCCATCGACTTCGAGTCCTTGACGAACGAAACTCTGGAAGGAGCTCTGAATGTCATGAGAAAGAGCTTCTTTGTCTACGAGAGCGTATCCAGAGGTGTAGACCTACTCTCAGAACCTGGTGCATCAGAAGAACTCGAGAAACTTTGCCTGGATGCTGCCAAGGATGGCGTCAGTGTAGTGGCTGTGGACATATACAGTGGAGAAGTTATTGGAGTGGCTTTTAACAAGCTGCaggtaaataaaaagaatgagaAAGCCAAACCGTACTGCTAGATATGAGTTTGTACGAATATCTACGATAATTACCGTACAGCCATTAAAAAGACACTGTCTTCATTGTCCAGGTCCTTAACAGTTCATCAGAGAAGAGCGCTTTCGAGATATTCAGTGAAAACTGCAAGTACAAGTCATCGAAAGCTCTAGTGGACTTCATGATCGACATAGACGCTAAGATGAATTTATTCAAGCACTATAACACCGActgtatttttgaaataatgttCTTGGCTACCTTGCCGAATAATCAGAAGCGTAGGATAGGGGAACTATTGGTATCTACATCCATAGAAGTTGCAAAAGAGTTGAAAAAGGGAAATGCCGTGAAGACACCAGTCACGATAAATGGCGACAATACGATACAGAATCTGGAAGCAGTGCCTAACCTAGTGTCTGCTATCATGACATCAAACTATTCACAGAAGATTTCAGCAAAGTGTGGATTCGAGAGCCTGGTATCAACCAACTACAAAGAGTTCCAGTTTAATGGGAAATCTTTCAACGAGAGGATAGGGAACGAACACTTGAACTGTCTCCTAGTGgctaaaagattattttagaCTGAATGTAACTAGTTAGGacactaatttattattggaCTGCGGATTTCTATGAATTTGTGGCAGATCGAAAGATGCGAGGATGTATAtaatgtgcaaaaatatataatataataatatgttaatattgcTATATTGTTAGACGATACAAATCTCTGTGTagattctattctttttttttttataaaaatatgaatttttatgaatatccaTAATCTACTTATTAAGAAGGAATTTGATACTGATAGGTTTATCTTTAGAGAAACAacagaaaatacatattttcttgcataaaattgtacaatacgaagaaaattggcttagtttctatatataattccaCGACCTTGCGTTATTAAGTTAATCTGATTGTTGTAATCGAGTTTAGAGCGCTTGAACGCGATAAGGTAGCACATGTATAGTGTGTCTGCAGATAATTTACTAATCAGTGAAGAGTactagttaaaaatattctgttacaCACGTTATGCCTTATTCCGTCATAACATACAGGAGAAACAAGTATTATTcaagtattattatatcaagGGATTTTTTGCAATAAGCAAATTGTTCTTTATCGATCCTGCTTTTGAATCGTTCTTTTATCTATCACGTCCGAGTACTCGACATgataatctttatttatgaaCGTGTCCTAAATAATGCAAGCAGTTCAAAGTACTCGCTTTGAAAAACAATAGTGCGTTGATTATAGTTCTACAACTTATACGCAGATAATATGAGCGTTTCTCCGATATGCATTAATTGGACTTTGAAAACTGAAGCGGAGGCTGCTTATCAAGACACCAGAGCTGTGCCAACAAAGGCCTTAATAGACAGAGTGTAGGTCGCTTGGAAGAAACTACTCGAATTTAGCTTCATTCTGTCGTCGCACATGCAGCCGGGAACATCGTTTTTTCCTCAAATATTGGTCTATGACTGAGTTATCGCTGCCAGCTGTCTCAGCACGTGTTGCTTCTTATCCGTTTCTTTATCAGCCTGTCAAAACAACAGGTAACAGATAAAAACGCCTTTCATcttgaataaaattgataaaacaatTAGTCGAACATTGAATcacagaaatttatataaaaatctatattatctatatttatcataattgtTAATCGTGAAGCTTCCTCGGAGAAAGGATTCATGAGACAAAatgttgtattttaattaagttgGATTAAGTCCTGTTGGAAATTTTAGTTCCAGTTTTACCATTTCGCTTCTCGGCCATGTTTCTGGAGTCTGATGATGAACTGAACTACAAACTACTCACCAGAGACAAAGTAGAGGATGTTTTGGCTATACAGGCTCAGACCATGAAACAGGAAAATCTGGCAATAGGTTTGGGGATGTTTGAAGAAGATGGAGCTCCAGAAGAGATGTTGTTAGTCTTCAAGGAAGTCATCAAAGATGGTACCACGTTGATGGCTGTTGACAAGAAGACGAATGAATTAGCAGCGGTGGCGTTCAACAAACTTCATGCaagttttctttcatttccatgGTAGCTAGCCACTTTTTTCTCCAACTTTCTCTAAGTGATTTTCACCGAACGTTTTCTATCACTTTGAAGGCTAGACCGAAAGAAGGAGTAAAGGATGAGTTAGAGGTGTTCATAGAGGAGAACCTGAGACACCAGACGTGCAGGCAGCTTGTCAAGCTTCTCGATGACGTAAGTGTCTCTTGATGATTGGCTAAATTGCCTCGTTTAGATCAAGTGTTATCTTCAATTTGTTCGGTAATTGCTTTGCTACCATCACAGGCTCTATTTAGAGACTCGGAAGATCTAGATGTATTTTTGAACTTGATTAAGACGTTTCTTGTGACTGCAACAGTACTAGTTTATCTTCGGAGCTGAAGCTATGAATTCCAAACCACGCGCTAGTTCACTTCTTCGCACCAATCAATGAGATCAATAATGAATCGAAACAAATTCGTGGACTTGGTCTGTTTTGGAATTCGTGACTTCAATTAGAGTGTCATCAATAGCAACCAAAGCGTTATTAGAACAgtcttttcttaaattttcttaaagaaaCCAACTAAGATTAATTCTGCTGTTTCTTGGTCCAAGAACAGACTCAGTGCAGCGTGGATATTTTTGAGAGGAACAATGCAAATGGGGCGTTGGAGCTGTTTTATCTTGGCACCAATCCACGTTACCAAGGCCGAGGGATCGGCCGCCAAATGGTAGAAAAGTGTATCGAGTTCGGTCGAGGACTGTTGAACGGTACAATGAAGAGAACATCGATCGACGGTGACGTTCTAGAGCAGCACGTGCTCCCAGAGATAATTTTCGGTGTATTTGCCTCCAACTACAGCCAAAGAATCGCAGACAAATTGGGTTTCGAGGTTTTACATGAGTTTCGATACGAAGATTACAGCTTTGCTGGCAGAAAAATGTCCGAGAGGATAGGAGACGTTCATAGAACGGCCAGGTTGCAGgttttgaaactttaaaaagAACTAAGACGTGCGAGAGATAGGTTCTATAGTGAGATCTTTGATGTTATGCTGTTGTGAGAGTTAAGAGTCTATGAAAACTGTAATATTTGGAATGGTTAATAAATGGTACTAATATGTAccatttaatgaaatatttttcttaatcaaGAAATATTATCAGTATTTTTTGTTTGTAGAACCTTTCGagatatgaatataatattccaagaaaaataaagcacGAAGGAATCCAAATGGTAATTTAGTTTGTCTCGCTATGCCATGGGTTTTATCAGACACATTTTATTGTCAGATATTAagtaacaattaaataattaaaactctTTGATAGAATAACGTTCGAATTTACATTCAGATTCGTTCTCAATCTTAaactaaaattcaaattcaaatatcaatttgaatttagtaattgaataaatatcgaaactaGTTCTAGCTAGTCATTTTTAAAAGACGCATTTCACCATCCATCATGAGAGGATTtcagaggaaaaaagaaagcagtGATGGGCAGAATCAGTACGAGGGCACTCGAGATGAATATCAAGCTCGACAGTGAAGAGATTCTACGTTATCTCACGAGTGTCTCGTGGCTGGTACATAATTAACTTCATTAGTCGGTGCCTGCTTTTCAGTAACTTAATTGATCTTGTTATTCAAACGAGTGGACGACGAGTGGTCGAGTGACAAGAAGATGAGTTTTATACGAcgacctttttttttttaccttttttatataagtatatatatgtatgtattaacACATTTACAATCCGGTACATAATTGTTGAATATAGTGAATATATTGAGCGTAATTATGAATCCAAACATCGACCACGGGAATACgcttattttcctttcttttttatcaaattgcTTTTTTACAAAATCCCCTCTTTTCAATACTACATGCGTACTGTTACGGGAGGTGCTTTTGAGGAGAAATGCAATGCGTtacatgaaaaaattgtaacagaatttctcaattaagatattttacaaatatacttAAGAATTTCGATCCAAAATTATTAAGAGCAGTTCTCCTCATTCTCGTAATATCctttttatgttaatttcgTCGCATCCCATCGCCGAAATTTTCGATTCcacttatttaaaaatttcaacttcGCGTCCGCCAAAAAATTCTACAACTTAATTAgacaattaatgaaatatttttcatatctcGATAAATTTAAGTTTATTATATTCCAATACTAACGAACATCAAAGCTTTTAATCCGCGATTgtaaatcaaatttgaaaaatcctaataaagaaaattacaaaagtaaaCGATTGAACAATTTGTTAAGTGCGGAATTAATTTGGCGGACCGGAAGTCGAAGATTCTACTGTATACGAGCTACGGTTGGAATAGTTAACGTTATATTCACGGGGAAGACACccagtataaatatatatgtatatgtatatatattatgtgtgtatatatacggCACTGCTGATCGCTGGtaaatagtatttttttttttgttaagtTTTGTAAAGCGTCTATCTGAAAGAGATGCGAAATACGCGTTTATCGTTTCGCATTGCTTAGCATGTCGCGCGCTAATTTACCATTGTAATCAGTATTCGAACGCACTACGGtccttttataaaaatattcaaccaCAAGCAACCAGATAAATGTAACAATATTTCTCCATTCAAGTTTGCATCAGATgcaatcttcttcttttatttttgtgcaACAGAAATTTGGATCTCTTTCGATTGCTATCTAGTTAgttattttgtttgttttgttTAACACATTCGCTGTTATCAAAATACTTCATCAGAAGTGTGTTTActtgaaataattcaattctaaaagagatattaaataataaacacgTTCATACTTTCCTCAACTTCCTAGATCATTTGATCcaagatacaaaatataatactatgATTCAATATTGCACATTACAACAACTAATAACTTAATAACTAATTGATGGATAAACGgaacgaatatattattaataacaatgtaAAAAGATATGAATATTGGATAAGAAATTGATTCTACATCGACGCACCGTATGCATCAATAACAGCGAATGTGTTTACGATAGGTCAACCCTCCCAGGTCGTGAGcgttcgataaaaaaataaatcactATCAGAAAGCCAGCGATTAGATATCCTGTACGCAGAATATagtttcattcttttcaaCATTTGGCGATAACAACCAGCACGATTGAACAGCGTCTTATGCATCAGATAATTAGGGAAAAGCCCTGGAAGGGTTGACTAGTTGATTCACAATGAAAACACTCATCATGCTTGAGCCACATGAGAAAATGATTcgctaaaaaataaattattaaaaatcaacagtttgctattttttttcttctttacttcttttttttttaattttcttcttatttcttttttattctttaatagaCTTTGTAACCTTCCCTAAGCGTAACTTCTCCGATTCACCAAGTTTCCCTTCTgtcgaatttatttctcttgttGAATCAGAATAACTTATTTACTCGTTAATTGCGCTTTCTTTAAAAAAGTTTAGaatcattttctttgtatGTAACTGCGTCTGTAGTTCAATTTACGTCTCGTCGATTAAGAAAGCTACAAATTGAAATCGGCTTCCCTCTTGCGTCTTCCGTTAATTGTATAACATAAATCActtcttaatatatatatatacgtatatatacgatTAAATGTTGCGACTATAGTGTAATAATATAGTACTAGTACGTTCGTTATtgtttttcttccgtttttgtcttttattatTGTAGCGGCTATAGCAGAATTGCAGAAAGAATAGACCTTAATAGATCTAGCCAAAATTCATCTTCAGTTATCATAAAATAACTCAAAGTTCCTTTAAcaagtaaatattatacataaaatgtaaagtGAGGATtatattactgaaaattcaCTGATAAACTTTCCCAATTTCTAAACCTAGCATCATTGGATCACAGATAACGACAATAGTTGGGTTATAATCTATAATCCAATGGTACCAATTGAAATCTAATCACGttattctatgttttattCTCATTCAGTTACAGCCATATgagaatattaatatgataCTAATAGagtaaataaaacagaaataatgACACTAGAGACCATCTTAAAGACTATTCTTCTTGCAATCTTGATATAATTACACTTGGAACGCTTATTATCAGTGTAAAAAAGTCGTGGACGTATATAGCTTCTGCGATAGAATATGATTGACATATTTCCAACAACGAatattcctctttctcttacATCTCTACCATCTCAACATCTGCCAACAACAAACTACACTTAATTCACGGTACTTGTCTATGTGTGTCACGCTATTCTCAGTACGGCTCTAATAAATACTTATTAGCTATCGTTTACACGAGTCGTTACAGTCGCTACAGACTAGAACTCCGTATCTCATATTTTGGcacgaattttacaattttcctttCAGCCACTTTCAATCACATCCTCATTTCTTTTTGATTTCACGCGGACAGCGGTTTTTGATCAGCTTTTGGGACTGCGTGTCAGTCCAAGGAGAAGGAGGAGCGGGATTGACAGTCATGGAGAAACGATTCACCCTAATTCGTCTAAGATAAAATGCAGTGCTTACATACTAAGTACTAAATACGTAGAAAAAGAAGGCTCTTCTACAAAAGTTGAGCTAACACAGCTATCATAAGCAGACTGTGGATACCtatacatttatggaaaaagaCACAAAAATTTGCTggatgtatattatataaaatattcaaagtaaagtACTTCTTATAGTATTTCGTAGATAAAATCTACATTTTGGTTTCATTACTTTACATTCATAAGAATGTGAATGTGTATTGGTATCCACAATCCAACCATAAGACTTTGTTAATTAAGTACATACACTTATCAATTGAAAgcatttctaaaataattgtcttttaaaattatgtttttccTACTTGTTTTCATGGTCACTGTATActtgatgaaaataataggcttaaaattctaaatgacatcttaaatttcatttaatctaAGATAATTCATCTACTTATTTGATGTTTTAGAAACACTCTGTACACAGAATACTAATAGAACAATACTGAAAGCGTAGAATTATTTTCGCATAAATAGttgcgataaataattaaaatggtCAAGAATATCAACAGGATTATCCATATgaatgaattttgtaaaaatataaaaaaggatCGCACAGTTTGCGCTGAACAGATCGGAAATTCTGTTAAGTAGAAACATGTTTTATGTAAGTTTCTTCGACTAGTTCGAATTTGTTCGTGCCCCATATTTGTTCGTGTAAAATCGTGCTTTCACGCGTACGCACACACTCGCGTTTATACTCTATTTCTAC
This is a stretch of genomic DNA from Bombus pyrosoma isolate SC7728 linkage group LG16, ASM1482585v1, whole genome shotgun sequence. It encodes these proteins:
- the LOC122576498 gene encoding uncharacterized protein LOC122576498 isoform X1 translates to MRKRNGMPPYRVWGSTENRAIDFESLTNETLEGALNVMRKSFFVYESVSRGVDLLSEPGASEELEKLCLDAAKDGVSVVAVDIYSGEVIGVAFNKLQVLNSSSEKSAFEIFSENCKYKSSKALVDFMIDIDAKMNLFKHYNTDCIFEIMFLATLPNNQKRRIGELLVSTSIEVAKELKKGNAVKTPVTINGDNTIQNLEAVPNLVSAIMTSNYSQKISAKCGFESLVSTNYKEFQFNGKSFNERIGNEHLNCLLVAKRLF
- the LOC122576497 gene encoding uncharacterized protein LOC122576497, whose amino-acid sequence is MTELSLPAVSARVASYPFLYQPVKTTVPVLPFRFSAMFLESDDELNYKLLTRDKVEDVLAIQAQTMKQENLAIGLGMFEEDGAPEEMLLVFKEVIKDGTTLMAVDKKTNELAAVAFNKLHARPKEGVKDELEVFIEENLRHQTCRQLVKLLDDTQCSVDIFERNNANGALELFYLGTNPRYQGRGIGRQMVEKCIEFGRGLLNGTMKRTSIDGDVLEQHVLPEIIFGVFASNYSQRIADKLGFEVLHEFRYEDYSFAGRKMSERIGDVHRTARLQVLKL
- the LOC122576498 gene encoding uncharacterized protein LOC122576498 isoform X2; this encodes MPPYRVWGSTENRAIDFESLTNETLEGALNVMRKSFFVYESVSRGVDLLSEPGASEELEKLCLDAAKDGVSVVAVDIYSGEVIGVAFNKLQVLNSSSEKSAFEIFSENCKYKSSKALVDFMIDIDAKMNLFKHYNTDCIFEIMFLATLPNNQKRRIGELLVSTSIEVAKELKKGNAVKTPVTINGDNTIQNLEAVPNLVSAIMTSNYSQKISAKCGFESLVSTNYKEFQFNGKSFNERIGNEHLNCLLVAKRLF